One Hordeum vulgare subsp. vulgare chromosome 4H, MorexV3_pseudomolecules_assembly, whole genome shotgun sequence DNA window includes the following coding sequences:
- the LOC123446702 gene encoding LOB domain-containing protein 18-like — translation MSSGVGSSTLGGCGGPSGSGSGGGGGGLGGGGGGPCGACKFLRRKCVSECIFAPYFDSEQGAAHFAAVHKVFGASNVSKLLLQIPAHKRLDAVVTICYEAQARLRDPVYGCVAHIFALQQQVVNLQAELTYLQTHLATLELPSPPLPAAPQLPMAMPAQFSISDLPSTTNIPTTIDLSALFEPPAQPQWALQQHHQHQLRQPSYGAMAHRGGSSMAEGSAGSGSGDLQTLARELLDRHGRSGVKPELQPPPPPHPR, via the exons ATGAGCTCGGGCGTCGGCAGCAGCACGCTTGGTGGCTGCGGCGGGCCGAGCGGGAgcggcagcggaggaggaggaggaggccttggcggcggtggcggcgggccGTGCGGCGCGTGCAAGTTCCTCCGGCGCAAGTGCGTGAGCGAGTGCATCTTCGCGCCCTACTTCGACTCGGAGCAAGGCGCGGCGCACTTCGCGGCGGTGCACAAGGTGTTCGGCGCCAGCAACGTGTCCAAGCTCCTCCTCCAGATCCCCGCGCACAAGCGCCTCGACGCCGTCGTCACCATCTGCTACGAGGCCCAGGCCCGCCTCCGCGACCCCGTCTACGGCTGCGTCGCCCACATCTTCGCGCTCCAGCAGCAG GTGGTGAATCTCCAGGCCGAGCTGACCTACCTGCAGACACACCTGGCCACCCTGGAGCTGCCGTCGCCGCCGCTGCCGGCCGCGCCGCAACTGCCGATGGCGATGCCGGCCCAATTCTCCATCTCGGACCTGCCGTCCACGACGAACATTCCGACCACCATCGACCTGTCCGCGCTCTTCGAGCCGCCGGCGCAACCGCAGTGGGCGCTCCAGCAGCATCACCAGCACCAGCTCCGCCAGCCTTCATACGGCGCCATGGCGCACAGGGGCGGCTCCAGCATGGCGGAGGGATCggcgggcagcggcagcggcgacCTGCAGACGCTGGCGCGGGAGCTCCTGGACCGCCACGGCCGGTCCGGCGTGAAGCCCGAGCTGCAGCCGCCACCTCCGCCGCACCCAAGATGA